One window of the Cryptomeria japonica chromosome 7, Sugi_1.0, whole genome shotgun sequence genome contains the following:
- the LOC131074843 gene encoding acyltransferase GLAUCE, which translates to METSPVCLVSDLRVKRESLTILLPEKIRERRILFLSNIDQKLVHYVQKVVHFFAADVEIPFEAIVYVHTKALNKLLLAYDFMCGRLIFNSEEKRFQIDCNAAGVPFAVCNSELSLEELGDITYPNPAFTQLFVIPGNGRPEDEPLISFQVTRFRCGGFAMGTAVNHCLMDGFALQEFAKNFAFLAKKGEVAFEPVVDRTCLKARCPPQINYEHHEYYQNHSEIGAKALNSSIFAQRDKDVWHNKVSLHNPLDEHVFGLFSFSGKMLQSLKTKAINGGAKHCTSFIAAMAHLWRARTCTLPNMAAHDVSTVQFAVDIRSKMSPPLPREFSGNATFTAYAKATAKELKEQPFSHTVKKLQEGVDRLTDEYVRSRIDWLELHDGVACLENGFLATSWSHMGFRDFDFGGVIKSVHASPVVSGWTDVVIFLANPKDKEGIQIYIGLEAAHMKKFRQLVGMVDTIAV; encoded by the exons ATGGAGACTTCTCCTGTTTGTTTAGTTTCTGATCTTCGAGTGAAAAGAGAGAGCTTGACGATTTTACTTCCAGAGAAGATAAGAGAAAGGAGGATACTCTTTTTGAGCAATATAGACCAGAAGCTTGTGCATTATGTGCAAAAGGTGGTGCATTTTTTTGCTGCGGATGTGGAAATTCCATTCGAAGCAATAGTGTACGTGCACACAAAGGCGCTGAACAAGCTTCTTCTTGCTTATGATTTCATGTGTGGGAGGCTCATCTTCAATTCAGAAGAAAAGAGGTTCCAGATTGACTGTAATGCTGCAGGAGTGCCTTTTGCCGTCTGTAACAGCGAGCTCTCTTTAGAAGAACTCGGGGATATCACTTATCCCAATCCGGCCTTCACCCAGCTTTTTGTCATTCCTGGGAATGGGAGGCCCGAAGATGAGCCCCTCATTTCTTTTCAG GTGACTAGATTCAGATGTGGAGGATTCGCCATGGGAACTGCGGTAAATCACTGTCTGATGGATGGGTTTGCGCTACAAGAGTTTGCCAAAAACTTCGCCTTCTTAGCCAAGAAAGGAGAGGTGGCATTCGAACCAGTGGTGGATCGGACCTGCTTGAAAGCTCGATGTCCCCCGCAGATAAATTACGAGCATCACGAGTATTATCAGAACCATTCTGAGATTGGTGCCAAGGCCTTGAATTCCTCCATATTTGCACAAAGAGATAAGGATGTGTGGCACAATAAGGTGTCCCTCCATAATCCTCTAGACGAGCACGTTTTTGGGCTGTTTTCTTTTTCAGGGAAAATGTTGCAGTCCCTCAAGACGAAGGCCATCAATGGTGGGGCAAAGCATTGCACTAGCTTCATTGCAGCTATGGCTCATCTCTGGCGTGCCAGAACTTGTACACTACCAAACATGGCTGCTCATGATGTTTCCACAGTACAGTTCGCCGTCGACATAAG GTCTAAGATGAGCCCCCCTCTTCCTCGGGAGTTCTCAGGCAACGCAACATTTACAGCCTATGCCAAGGCAACTGCGAAAGAACTGAAAGAGCAACCATTTTCCCACACTGTGAAGAAGCTGCAGGAAGGTGTGGACAGATTGACAGATGAGTATGTGAGGTCCAGAATAGACTGGTTAGAATTGCATGATGGAGTTGCATGTTTAGAGAATGGATTTCTGGCAACATCATGGTCCCATATGGGATTTCGAGATTTTGATTTTGGAGGAGTGATTAAGTCTGTGCATGCATCCCCTGTGGTGTCTGGGTGGACAGATGTTGTCATATTTTTGGCCAATCCAAAGGACAAGGAAGGAATACAGATATATATTGGTTTAGAGGCTGCTCACATGAAAAAATTTCGTCAACTTGTTGGAATGGTGGACACCATTGCTGTTTAG